A window from Verrucomicrobiia bacterium encodes these proteins:
- a CDS encoding CAP domain-containing protein codes for MKQSHKKHPGKKHSSAKKPKRWMRAVGGYSSMAYVGRIVVSLGLIGIGAGLVTLFQPHASLRNPLDSISHTSNAPDTSELLQLVNAARTEIHVPNVTLDPQLTAVAEERLKDMVQHQYYSHQSLKGQYYYDLFAGHGFKTSYSCENLGIAPTLVAKKYVDDWLTSNEGHKDCMLTNRVSKVGIATAEFSKSSNAETTYLVVSIYSTAPTATK; via the coding sequence ATGAAACAATCACACAAAAAACATCCTGGCAAAAAACACAGCTCGGCTAAAAAGCCCAAGCGCTGGATGCGTGCCGTTGGTGGGTACAGTTCTATGGCGTATGTCGGCCGAATTGTAGTAAGCCTGGGACTTATTGGCATCGGTGCTGGCCTGGTAACGTTGTTTCAGCCCCATGCCAGCCTGCGAAACCCCCTAGATTCGATCAGCCATACCTCTAATGCACCTGACACGTCGGAGCTATTGCAGCTGGTCAACGCTGCCCGGACCGAAATACATGTGCCTAACGTTACCCTGGACCCCCAACTGACTGCCGTTGCCGAAGAACGCCTGAAGGACATGGTGCAGCACCAATACTACTCACATCAGAGCCTGAAAGGTCAGTACTACTACGATCTGTTCGCTGGCCATGGCTTTAAGACAAGCTACAGTTGCGAGAACCTGGGCATTGCCCCAACCCTCGTAGCCAAAAAATATGTCGATGATTGGCTGACAAGCAACGAAGGTCACAAAGACTGCATGCTTACCAACAGGGTATCCAAAGTAGGCATTGCCACGGCAGAGTTTAGCAAGTCCAGTAATGCCGAGACAACCTACCTAGTGGTGAGCATCTACTCAACCGCGCCCACAGCCACCAAATAA